The DNA sequence TTCGGTTGGGCAACAACGGCAGAGTACGACGTCATGGCTAACGGGAAGCCTTACAGCAACCCGACCTATGGCGATGCGGCCAACCTGCTTACGCCCAACATAGGGGACGCCAATACCATGATCCCAGAGACGAAGGCCTTCATGGTCAGCGTCGAGAAGAAATAGGGAAGGGGGTGATTTGAGTGGCTGAAAAAATAATCGTAATCGATACTTCCAAATGCACTGCCTGCCGCGGCTGCCAGACAGCCTGCAAGCAGTGGAACTCTCTGTCCGCAGTCAAGACAGAAAATTACGGCAGCTACGAGAACCCCCCGGATCTCTCCTTTAACACCTACACCAAGATTCGCTTCAACGAGGTGGAAAAAGGTGGAGAACTGAGTTGGTTCTTTGGCCAGCACCGGTGCATGCACTGTTCAGACGCCGGATGCATGAAGGCCTGCCCGGTCCCCGGAGCCATCACCCGCGACGCCAGCGGCGCCGTCGTGATCAACCAGGGCCTGTGCACGGGCTGCAAGTACTGCGTGTTCGGCTGCCCCTTCGACGTTCCGCGTTACGACGCCATGAACGCTGAAGGGTTCGGAGTCGACAAGGCGTT is a window from the bacterium genome containing:
- a CDS encoding 4Fe-4S dicluster domain-containing protein, which gives rise to MAEKIIVIDTSKCTACRGCQTACKQWNSLSAVKTENYGSYENPPDLSFNTYTKIRFNEVEKGGELSWFFGQHRCMHCSDAGCMKACPVPGAITRDASGAVVINQGLCTGCKYCVFGCPFDVPRYDAMNAEGFGVDKAFKCTMCFDRQEMGMEPACTKTCNTDALSFTSRSKLETIKADAAQRGLTVYDGGSLNTGVVFLLEDKADQYGLPVSPAIPTPTFLWRTVMKPLGVVGFLAAIFAVIAHYVIIGPKDIEEEDGGAPPSPPKSPMGEGGEY